The following are from one region of the Silene latifolia isolate original U9 population chromosome 9, ASM4854445v1, whole genome shotgun sequence genome:
- the LOC141601120 gene encoding uncharacterized protein LOC141601120: MKAAQDRQKSYADVRRRPLEFEVGDKVFLKVSPMKGVKRFGVKGKLSPKYIGPYEVIKRIGAVAYRLDLPPSLGKVHDVFHVSQLRKYISDPSHVLQNEIPELEPSLSFEERPIRILDKKEKKLRSKVVPLVKVLWKCGDVEEETWEPEASMRAKYPSLFS, from the coding sequence atgaaagccgcccaagatcgacagaaatcttatgccgatgttcgccgtcgacccttggagtttgaagttggagataaggtattcttgaaagtgtccccgatgaaaggagtaaagagatttggagttaaggggaagttgagtccgaagtacattggaccgtatgaagtgataaaaaggattggtgccgtggcttatagattggatttgcccccgagtttgggtaaagttcatgatgtctttcatgtttctcaacttaggaagtacattagcgaccctagtcatgtgttgcaaaatgagattcccgagcttgagcctagtctttctttcgaggagagaccgattcgtatcttggataagaaggagaagaagctaagaagcaaagtggtgcccttggtgaaggttttgtggaagtgtggtgatgtagaagaagagacttgggagccggaggcttccatgcgtgccaagtaccctagtttgttttcttaa